In the genome of Candidatus Cloacimonadota bacterium, the window ATATCAGGTTTGGAATAGGACACGGGCAGCTTCCTGAAAAGCAATTGGAAGCGGTAACTTTGGATTTTGCACATCACAAATTTGATGTTCTCATCGCTACCACAATCATCGAATCCGGAATAGATATTCCCAATGCAAATACGATAATCATAAATCGAGCTGATATGTTTGGACTGGCTCAACTTTACCAAATAAGAGGACGTGTAGGGCGGAGCAATCGCCGCGCGTATGCCTATCTCATCATTCCTTCCAAACTTCAGGATAATGCCCGAAAACGTCTGGAAACTCTTATCGAATATGAATCACTGGGAAGCGGTTATCAAATTGCAATGCGCGATATGGAACTGCGTGGTGCCGGAACACTGTTGGGAACAAAACAAAGCGGTATAATTAATTCAATCGGATTTAATTATTATAATCGTCTTCTTACGAAGGCCATTGAAAATATTCAGGCAGAAAAACCAAAGGAATTATGGTTGGAAGAAGAATCGCAAAATATCGAAAGATTACGCATTGAAAGTGATTATTATTTTCCTGAAAGCTATATTGAGAGCGAAAAGGAAAGATTGGAAATTTATAGAAAAATGCTGGAGTTTGATGAACCCACACAGTTTAATGATCTAAAAAGTGAATTGCGAGATCGATTCGGAGATATTCCCGCGCAAGCACAAACTGCACTTAAGTATTTCCAGCTTCGCTTGTACATCAAAAAAATCGGTTTGGAATCCATGAAGATGAGAAAAAATAAAATTATAATTGAATTCAATACATCTAATATGCCTGCTCGGAGCCTACTTACTAATTTTGTGGGAAAATTCAATTACCCTGTGAAAATCGATGCTACCAAAGGATTTAAAATGATTTTCCAAGTAAATCATAAACAAGAGAAGTACTCTGAATTTATGATCAATAAAAGTTTGAAAATGGCTGAATACCTGTATGATAACTTGCAATGAGTCCGCTTAAGTGTTGAATTTAAAAATTGACAAAATTTGTTAAGTTGGGATTTTTTCCTGAATTTCCTAAGGAGGAAGTGTGAAGTTAAAGAAAAAAAATACATTGATTTTGCTGGTTTTGCTAGGATTCGTTTTGTCTTTGAATGGTCAGTTCAATAGTAGTGATGAAACTGATCTGTTATATCATG includes:
- a CDS encoding transcription-repair coupling factor, whose amino-acid sequence is IRFGIGHGQLPEKQLEAVTLDFAHHKFDVLIATTIIESGIDIPNANTIIINRADMFGLAQLYQIRGRVGRSNRRAYAYLIIPSKLQDNARKRLETLIEYESLGSGYQIAMRDMELRGAGTLLGTKQSGIINSIGFNYYNRLLTKAIENIQAEKPKELWLEEESQNIERLRIESDYYFPESYIESEKERLEIYRKMLEFDEPTQFNDLKSELRDRFGDIPAQAQTALKYFQLRLYIKKIGLESMKMRKNKIIIEFNTSNMPARSLLTNFVGKFNYPVKIDATKGFKMIFQVNHKQEKYSEFMINKSLKMAEYLYDNLQ